The genomic window GGGCATCTGAAATCTTTACCAGCATGACGCCATGAGCAGGAATCCAGGTGGTAAATTCATTTTTGAAGTTACCCGGCAAATCTTTTTGCTTCCATAAATCATGGATAATTTGTGTTCCGGAAATATCTAAATCATTGAAGTGCAGGGTAACCTTTGCATTTTGCCTACTTACGTTAAATATTCCAACAGCTTTACTTCCGTCTTCCAATTCTTTACTCCAGATTTGATATGTGTCGTTTTTTATATTTTGTCTGGCCGGTTTAGCAAGAGGATCCTGATTTACGGCCAAAACTTCATCATTGGTTAAAAGGTTTAGCGTAAAATCGTCAATCTGGCCCAGGTTACAGCCTATAAGTAAAGGGGCTGAAAGCAAACACCAAAGGCTGATGTGCGTATATTGCTCATTAGGCGTGAGATTTGTATTATGTAAGGATGTTCCCCATCCGACACGTCCCACAACAAGCATATCCGGGTCGTTCCAATGTCCGGGCCTTGTATATGAGGCGCATGCATTTTGGGTAAAACCAATGCCGGCCATGCTTTGCCAGTTATCCTGTATATCCCCGGTTGTCCGCCAACTGTTGCCGTTAATTTCGGCTCCCCATTTCCAAACTTCGCCCATTCCATACTGGCACAAGCTATAATGAATATCACGGTTCACTTTCGAAAGACATTCCTGCATCAGTTTATAGGGTCTTTGAAGTTCTTCAAGACTTTTATTTGGGGCTACCTGGTCATACGAACACCAATCATATTTTAAATAATCAATTCCCCAATTGGCATAACTTTGAACATCCTGAAGTTCGTGCTGGTAACTGCCCAGAAAGTTGCCGCATGTCTTGGGGCCTGGAGAGGAATAAATTCCCAATTTCAATCCTTTAGAGTGAATATAGGCAGAAAGAGCTGACATATCTTTAAATTTATCGTTGAACTGTATCTCTCCATTTGCAGTCCGTTCGGATTTTTCCCACCCGTCATCTATGTTGATGTATGTCCATCCATGATTAATCAATCCTGTTGATTTCATTGCATCAGCGGCTTTTTTGACCTTGTCTTCGTTGATACTTAAGCCCCAGCAGTTCCAACTATTCCATCCTAAAGGAGGAGTCAGCGAAATGGTCTCACCAACGACTATCTTAAGCTCCCGGCTGGTTTTCCCAAGTTTATTGTGAGCGGTTAGTTCAACTTGGTATGTTCCTTTTTGCTGAATTTTCCCTGTTATTTGCCCACTGTTTTCATCTAAAGTCAATCCTTCGGGAAGATTATGGGCAGTGAAAGTGATGGGTTTCAGTCCCGTGGCAGCAATAGTAAAGAGAAAAGGATTGCCCGGACGTACCCCAAAAATCTTAGCCCCGTTAATTCTGGGAAATTTAGGGGATCTTGGCGTTGCAATATAGGGGACCTCTTCCATCTCCCTGATGACTCTGCGGGATTTTTTATCAAAATATGAATAGATGGCAATGCCATCCTGATTGTCCGGATAAGTGAAAGAACCGGCCAATATCTTATTCTTCGAAATTTTTGCAGAAATATTTTTATTGACGATAATTTTTTTGAAATTATCATTTGCTACCACTTTGATGTTAAATATCCCCCGGAATTTGTGTTTTTTTGAAGTTGTACGCAGATAAACGGTTTTCTTGAAATAATTCCCGCTGATATGGCGGAAATTTGTTTTGTCCGTTTCAATGTTGATGATATCGTTCAAATCGATCATCGACATGGATAATTTTCCGTAAATCAAACCTCCGTTGCCCTGTTGATCATAGACTCTGACAGCAATAACATTTGGCCTGTCCCAACGGATGAGTTTCCCCTTGGCCGAAACGGCGTATCTTCTGACTACATCGTATGCTTTTACTTTTTCAAATGTCCCCGGAAGCCCTCCGTTTTGTCCAATTTTTACCCCATTGAGAAAGGTCTGGTCACAATCATCAATCTTTCCCAAAATGATTTTTAGACTATCCTTTAAATATGATTTTTGTTTTAACGAAGAAGGAATAATAACATTTATCCTGTACCAGGCATATCCATTATAATCCGGATAACCTTGTTTTTCCCAGCATAAGCTGGTTTGAACAGGTTTCCAGTTTTTGTCGTTATAATTTACTTTTGCCCAGTTGGGATGATCACCGGTTCTGAATTTCCATCCTGTTCCCAAATTTATTTCCTGTGCACTGGTTTTTACTGAAAAGATTGGTAAAAGCGCTAATAAAACCGAAATTTTTATCAAATTTTTCATTTTTGTGAATTTGGTTGCGGTTTTAACTTTATTCGATATGTTCTTAATTACTCTGGTCGGGCAAATTACAAAATATTTTAATTTTCATTCAAAAAAGAGTGGTATTTTTGCATGATTTGAACGATTAAATAACTAAAGATTTGGAAGTACAGATTTTTCAATTACTTGATGGGGCACGTCAGGCCGAGGGCCTCACGGTTATTATTGATGTATTCAGGGCATTTACAGTTGCCTGTTATCTTACTGAAAATGGTGCAGAGAAGTTGATACCGGTTGCCGATTTGGAATTGGCTTATAGCCTGAAAAAACAACATGCAGATTATCTTTTGGTTGGGGAACGAAATGAACGTATTGCCCCTGGATTCGATTACGGCAATTGTCCGACTCATATCAAAAATATTGATTTTACCGGGAAAACGGTTATTCATACTACCAGTTCGGGTACCCAGGGAATTTCAAATGCAATTCATGCCCAACAGATTATTACCGGAAGTTTTGTAAATGCAAATGCAATAATCAGGTATATACGTCAGCAAAATCCCGAAAAGGTCTCGCTGGTTTGCATGGGGTTTGCCACCCGCTATCCAATTGAAGAAGATACTTTTTGTGCCGAATATATTAAATGCCATTTGGAAAATTCTGCGTTTGATTTTGCTCATAGTGTGGAAGTAATCAAAAAGACCAGTGCGGCACGTTTTTATGATCCTGCAAATGCTGAATGGTCGCCTTCTTCCGATGTAGATCTTTGCCTGGAACTCGACCGCTTTAATTTTGTCCTGAAAACAGAAAAGAGTGACGATGGCCTGTTTTTTCTGAATAAAATTCCTGTCTAGTTTTTAATATTGAGAAAACTATTGTTATTATAAATTGATGTATAATCTGAAGGATGATGCTCATCCTTGCAAAGAGGAAAATGATGAAAATGAAAATTAAACCAATAATAAAAATATTTAGATTGTTTTTGATTTTACCTGTTGTGGTTTCTTTAACAGGGTGTAATAATACTCGAAAAATGACCATGGAAAAAGATTTAAATGATTTTATTAATAAATTGGAAGCCAGACAGATTCCTTTAAGTATTGAATCTGCCAAGGCCGAGTACCAGGCTTCTATATCAGGTAAAGAAGAAGATTATAAAAAATCATCAGACCTGGCCTTTGAATATGAAAAGATTTTTTCGAGTAAGTCTGATTTTGCTTCTTTAAAAAAAATCAAGGAATCAGGAGCGGTAAAAGACGAACTTCTTAGACGTCAGATGGATCTGATTTACAATATGTACCTGGGTAATCAGGTTGACGAAGCAAAATTGCAGGCTCTGATTGAGGAGCAGACAAAAATTGAGAATCGCTTTG from Bacteroidota bacterium includes these protein-coding regions:
- a CDS encoding putative Ig domain-containing protein translates to MKNLIKISVLLALLPIFSVKTSAQEINLGTGWKFRTGDHPNWAKVNYNDKNWKPVQTSLCWEKQGYPDYNGYAWYRINVIIPSSLKQKSYLKDSLKIILGKIDDCDQTFLNGVKIGQNGGLPGTFEKVKAYDVVRRYAVSAKGKLIRWDRPNVIAVRVYDQQGNGGLIYGKLSMSMIDLNDIINIETDKTNFRHISGNYFKKTVYLRTTSKKHKFRGIFNIKVVANDNFKKIIVNKNISAKISKNKILAGSFTYPDNQDGIAIYSYFDKKSRRVIREMEEVPYIATPRSPKFPRINGAKIFGVRPGNPFLFTIAATGLKPITFTAHNLPEGLTLDENSGQITGKIQQKGTYQVELTAHNKLGKTSRELKIVVGETISLTPPLGWNSWNCWGLSINEDKVKKAADAMKSTGLINHGWTYINIDDGWEKSERTANGEIQFNDKFKDMSALSAYIHSKGLKLGIYSSPGPKTCGNFLGSYQHELQDVQSYANWGIDYLKYDWCSYDQVAPNKSLEELQRPYKLMQECLSKVNRDIHYSLCQYGMGEVWKWGAEINGNSWRTTGDIQDNWQSMAGIGFTQNACASYTRPGHWNDPDMLVVGRVGWGTSLHNTNLTPNEQYTHISLWCLLSAPLLIGCNLGQIDDFTLNLLTNDEVLAVNQDPLAKPARQNIKNDTYQIWSKELEDGSKAVGIFNVSRQNAKVTLHFNDLDISGTQIIHDLWKQKDLPGNFKNEFTTWIPAHGVMLVKISDARIRTHL
- a CDS encoding 2-phosphosulfolactate phosphatase — its product is MEVQIFQLLDGARQAEGLTVIIDVFRAFTVACYLTENGAEKLIPVADLELAYSLKKQHADYLLVGERNERIAPGFDYGNCPTHIKNIDFTGKTVIHTTSSGTQGISNAIHAQQIITGSFVNANAIIRYIRQQNPEKVSLVCMGFATRYPIEEDTFCAEYIKCHLENSAFDFAHSVEVIKKTSAARFYDPANAEWSPSSDVDLCLELDRFNFVLKTEKSDDGLFFLNKIPV